The Gammaproteobacteria bacterium sequence TCGCAAAGTTGATCAATAGTTGCGGCTTTGAACCAAGGAAAATCGGTAAACGCAAGAAATAGTTCCTCGTCGTCCAACAGCAGCCAGAGGCCATGCTTTGAGACATGAGTAACTTCAGCTTGGGAAGTGGGTATTCCAGGCATGAATTATTTCCTCCAAATGAGCCACAACAAGCTTTTCGGCTTTCTGAAGCTGCTTCGATGAAAGACCTATGCTCGTTGCCAAAGCCAACTCTGGGGTTAGCCAGAACTTTGCCTCGCCGTCCGGGTGCGAGACGTGTACATGCATTCTCGTCTCTTCGCGGGAGAAGAAAAAGAAGCGAAAGCTGCCTTCACGAAAAATGGTCGGTGCCATGCTTCCATTCTAGCACCTGACATGATGCTCCCGCATTGAAAAGTACCGGCTCTTTTCAGGCTGCCTAACGTGAAGCCAAGAGGCTGCGCGAGGGTTTATTCGCCCAGCCCTGCCTGCACGGAGAGGGAGTTTACTTGGAATATCCCCCCGCCCCCCAGTCAAG is a genomic window containing:
- a CDS encoding DUF4160 domain-containing protein yields the protein MAPTIFREGSFRFFFFSREETRMHVHVSHPDGEAKFWLTPELALATSIGLSSKQLQKAEKLVVAHLEEIIHAWNTHFPS
- a CDS encoding DUF2442 domain-containing protein codes for the protein MPGIPTSQAEVTHVSKHGLWLLLDDEELFLAFTDFPWFKAATIDQLCEIERPTANHLYWPSLDVDLAVESIRNPSAFPLVAAVRAT